The genome window AAAAGACTCCACAGTGattatcaacttttttcattatttaaaTGAGAACAatataattggaaaaaatttgacgcGGCATTTGGCATTTGAAACCTCGCCGATGTTCCAGTGTTCAAGTTATCTATTTAACCGATTTTCAGGCACCCAGTAAATCGTctcaaactgattttttgtaaCATAATTCTGCCAGTCTGGAAAACATATTTCAACAAAGTTAGTTGAGAGCCTAACTACAAGTCGATTACATTCAACAATTCTACAATTTTAATCTGATCATATTCCTTCGCAgatcaatattaaaaaacacCAAATAGTATCTAGCAGCTCGTTTGACCAATACTCATCGTGTGTGCTCTGCTGTATACTCACAAATGCCTATTTGCAAACATATGTACTCGTTAATGAGCGTCGAATTACAGTACCATcaagttgattttttataacCGGAACTAGGATGTGTGTTCTCAAGTGCACTTCATGAACCTACGATTCTTATAGGTGCcatttttttggcatattccatataaaactcatttttgttattttctgaaaatacgttttttgaaactaactAGGACTGTGCTGCAATCAAATTTACGGATAACTATAGtaatatatatgtatatcaaattttagttttaaaaaaagtgattcaagttttaaaacaatcaaaactttatttttaaactctccaaaatcgttttttctttGCCACAACAACATGAGAGCTTCGAATAATTTGCTCATCCCATTGTAGACTCAATTTCGAGAAATACACATTTGTCTCATCACttgttgataaaattttcttgattttgaagTCTTCCGGAAATATTCTCCCGAAAAATGGTTTTGTGAAAACTCTAATTGGTttaaaacgaagaaaatatGTACGAAAATGACGATCAGCAAGGATTGCAACGAAAAATACGACTTGAGcatatctgaaattaataattttttatttttagttttttttagattcttACATAGCAATTCCCAAATTCAGGAAAGTATGACAGCATTTGACAAGAACCGgataatcattttttaaatactcaTTATTGGACGCTGAAATTGTATGCAGGTGTATATTGTCGTGtgaatcaaatcaaatttgtcattttcaaaGATCAATTGACTTACCGATCAGAAATCCAGCGAGCAAAGTATTAAAACAAGTGACCActaatattgaatttttgatccactaaaaaattaattctgaTCTTGATTAGACTATAGAAAAAGCTTacattcattattttcaagttcTCATTTAATTGAAAACGAAGGCTTAATGTATAAGATTGAGTTATTTCTCTTGTTTGACAGAGCtctatttttgatttgtttgaattgaataaaattacatagagaaatattgaaacaaaattaaaacaaagaCCAAGACTGCACCACACGGCAGTATCGAAGATTAGCTCTAAAACTTcaatatttgatttaaaatactGGAATGGAATAATTTTTACCGTAATGAAACAataatgatccaaaaattCCTGCTATTGAGTTTGTTGAAGTAAGAACTATTGAAACCCATTTATGTTGTACTGATTCATATGTTGATACCCAAATGGTTGCGAGAAATCTCTCCACTGCTAATAATAATGTgctgtaatattttttggatggAAAGTTGAATTGGAATATATGTAGCCGACATGTCTACAGTGAAAAATGCACACAATAATTATTTATCAGTAAGAAAGATGTTTTACAAGCATGCAGTTTCGAATAAATTCAACTTCGGCGTTATTAagttactgtattttttttcaaaatttgagaattcgTTCGGACCCAGGAAGAGTACACTGGGGTCAGTTTTCCGGTGAAACTTACACAGAGCAtatcaaaaacatgaaatataCTCGATAGGTGCTACAACAAAACAATAGcataaaaaacatatttttataattccAGGGAAGTTTTTCTGTCTCCACTGCAATTGTCTGATCATCTGAAACTGTTGAATTTCACAGAGTTAATGAGAAACTAAGCTAGATCCAAATTCACACCACATGcagcaatttccaaaaaaattctaaaattttgatactGGCCACACATCTCTGTTTTGTTAATAAcataatctaatttttttctgcagaaaccgaaaagttgtatttcgttccagtgaattttttgaattaaatagAAATTCGTTTTTACCTAAATTGAAAAGTCCAATTTCGAAGAAAGCAATTGTTATTCTAGCGATTATATCAAACCAATATGCAAATATAGCGTATCCCACtacaactttcaaattaaaatgaaattgataTCTACtcatattgaaaataatagcaGCAAATTCAAACAACtcgaaaatgagaagaataatttcacagaaaatcaTTGAAAGCAACTGAATACGATTAGGATcattatttgatattttatggTATTGAATTAACATTTAAAAGATAATTAAATCAATATTAGCAGACTTTGCGGCAATCTGAATCTTAACTGAAATGACAGCAAAAGAAATTAATCAAACAggtggaaaattgaatgttttttattttgatatgaACAAAATCACAGCCCCTTATTGTAGTAAAGTAGagagtttttggttttttgttgaagctCCGGCTCCAATTGTTCACgagaaatctggaaattattaagGTAATATAAACCACATTGGACGGTGTATCTTACAGCGCTTTCCTGTGGGAATAACGCCAATGCAACTGGTAAACTGACGGCAAAGGATAGTGTACAAACTATTGCATTGACAAATATGTGACGGACTTGGGTTTTTGTTACCCATTTGAATCTGAAATGTATTCAATATGATTAAATTAGTTTCTAGTTCTTTGATATTTGATTTGAGAAAACTAGTGTGTGCCAAGCAGCAAACAAGATGTATGGTGCAAAATAATTAGATAATAACTCAAAGGTGTGCGAGGAAATTACCGAGATCACCGAGCATGGATAccatttgttttgtttttttttaaataaaatatcatAAAGATATTCATTAAGCAAAAATAGAACGATCTACTTTGTACTGACATTGTACTGCTCGGCGAATTTGCGGCCCTCCCCAGTTACTAACCTTTCCAGGTACGGCATAATACACGGAGGCATCAAAAGAAGTGGAACTGGAAGGAATGCTCGAACCATTGTTGTATCAGTTACTGCTTGTTTTGCAGCTACTTTTGATACTCCAACAACTTTTCCTGTATCCTTCTCGTACACTTGAATTCCAGTTTCCAACTCATTCCAGCGCATGCAGATGACGTTGAGTGACGATGCAAGTGACGTGGCAGGAAGTGGAACAAATCTCTGAAAAGTAAGCAATTaggtaatatttttttggaagttagATGAAACTCTAGGTTGATGTACAAACATGGTCATATTCATATGCAATATCTTGTTAAACTCGCTAAATTGCGTATCTTCTAACTGGCGTATCTTGAAAAATACACGtctagaaaacaaattttcaactgacataagaattagaaatattttttctttcttttgcattacattttattgcaaaacgTTAATTCATTGTTGAGTTTCACCgcttcaaatatattttaccaaaatccaccgagatttttgagaactgtTCTGCTCTATCAGTCATAACTCAACATCCACTAAATTTCAGAAGGAAAATCTTGTTGAATCGtaattgagaaatattttgctacattttatctgttttgagttttttgaaattttcatgttttgccAAGTTACAggccgtttttcaaaaaaatccaatttcgctcataaaactcttcatatccaacgtatcgacttgaaattttgaaaaatgatcacttttttgaggtctctacaatgtcctaaaaaatctttcgaaaaatcctgctaatctccaaaatcgtcctccgctccaaaaaatgaaatcgaaCTTTTGCCTtcgaaaaatgaccaaaaaatgaaattgcgatatttgggtcgaaaaatatgtttttagaaagctgagaacacgttattTACGAATATCATGTTTATTGTTGATGAAGTTCCGTTTCAAACGACCTGAAATTAAAGCATGAACCTAATTCCATTCACACGTgacatttttttactaaaaaacaattgaaaaactgatcGAAAATTCCCAGTTGTTTTCAAGGGAAAAAAGTGTCACGTGTGAATGGAATTAGGTTCATGCTTTAATTTCAGGTCGTTTGAAACGGAACTTcatcaaaaataaacttcatattcgtaaataacgtgttctcagctttctaaaaatatatttttcgactCCACTatcccaatttcatttttttggccaatttcCGAAAGGCAAAggtccgatttcatttttcagagcgGAGGACGATTGAGGAGATTTATGGAGAGATAACTTTCAGTAAAATGTGTTTGACTCTGTGTAACTCAACAAATAATTGGTGTTTGGCAATAAAAagtattgcaaaaaaataaaaaatatttctgatagTTTTGTTAGtgaaacatttgttttctagccatgtatttttcaagatacgccagtttgaagATACGCAATTTAGCGAGTTTTCAACATAATGTATACGAATATAACCATTTTTCTACGTCAGCCTACTTTTTGAGTCTAACATCTTTCTATACTTACCCTTTATCGgtgttttaaacttttatttctcAAAGATGTTACCTGAATGATGATTCGTGTAGTTGGTGGCAACGATGAAGCTTTCTTGATGAAGTAAGTCAATCCACCAGAAATTGAGCAAGCAGCAGTTACAGCTGCACCATATGCTCcaatatattttgataaaggCTGTGGTTGAGTTGCATTTCGATTGGCATAATTAACACATGCATTATGTGATTGATTCATCCATTGCCAAAAAAGAAGAGTTGGCCATGATGGATTTGGAAGTAACATTCCAGTTACAGTTATCCAGCCAAATGGTACAAATCCACTCATACGAAATGGTGGAAGAACTTTTTCACCTGTATCCGGATGAAGAATTGccgatttcaatttttgtgcttCCCAAAGTGATTTATCAGGTACATTCGTGGCGGTTCCAGCTTTGAAGCTATTCAGAAGTTCTAGTGATTCTTCCaactttttctgcaaaattcatgatttttagatgcaaacaaaaatttaccaCATTTATCGTTTTGTTATCTTTTTTGGAACTGCAAATGTGTAAAAAGTTACATTAGACGCAAATAGAGTTCTTGGATCAATGACATCTAAGCAATGTAGATATCTTCCCAAAAAAGTATCCTGGGGAAATCTAGGCTCGCCGAGCTtaaattttggataaattGGATACCCGAATAGAGTTTCATCTAGTGCCATCCTAAAATTcttggttttaaaaatgaagaacaaAAAGGTTTCAATTTGATTAGCTGTATTAAAAGCGAGAAAATTGATACCAGCAGAATGTGAAAACAGAGAAAACCAATTGGTCACTTGGCAATACAAAATGCGAAACGAGTGTAAAATCGGAGATGAGAGATAATGTTAGGTCATGAGACGATAGACATACATGACAGTTGTTGTCTTTTTGATAAAcggaaaaagtgagaaaatggagaaaaatttgaaaaacggagTCATTTTGGGTGTGCGGATAAATTGTATATACGAAAGAATGAGAAGAAAGCGAAACGAAAACAAAGACTAGAGATCAATGAGCAGAAGCCAACTGCAGATGCTTctcttttttgagaagttgggATATCGAGTAAGTGAGAAAAAGTGGTAGAAGATTAAAATCAAGTATTCAGGTTTTGAATTTAGAAGGGAAAATAGTTAGTAACGTAGTGTCTAAACTTTGTacaagaaattgatttttcatattttccagctcgggatttaaaaatatttaattttttaaacatttgtgtcaataaatattcaatcaaacttttatttcataccaaaactacaaaaaaaaattgagcggAGATCAATCaacgaattaaaaaaagtttttcagtaaAGGTTTCAGAGacaataaacaaaaatagaaaGGAAGTACTAGCTATTAATAAAAGTTGtatcaaaatcaaatattacaaaatcTAGGTAATATATTCTTTTCAACCATTCTCTTAtctttttatcattttctatttcttttttcacaaCATCGTGAGCATCTGAATCATAAGTTGCATGCATTGTTTCTCCTTCCAAtgctgatttttcaataaatcgtAGCGTTGAATTTGGAACATTGCTTTCTTTGAGTACATTCATCAAATTTGCTAATCCATTTTTCCGATCTTTTGGGTCAACAGccagttttataattttataatctttgagaaactttccaaattcacaattcctgaaaaattttaaaattgaaatggtATTACTTTCAACACGTACCAGGATAACGGAGCAGCATGTTTATCTTCATAAGATGGTCTTATTCTCGAATAATCACTTGAATGTTGAACAAAACGTTCAtattgtttttccaaaaagcaaGTGACATTTCCTTGACAATTATAGCATTGCTTACGATCAGGGTATTTTTGGGCTTCGctgaaaaacaattcattATTTATTATACTGAAACTTtagttcaatatttttcaatcaaaatgaTACGTTCTTGTCGttgttcaacttttatttaaaaaaaggatatTTCTGAAACCTACAAAATgcatttgtttgaaaaaaatgaaatgaatctaGCAATTGGGTCTCGAATGACTACAATCTTTTTAAATGTATGATGTGCATCACCCATTCTCCATTTCACTTCATTCATTCTTCGATATTCATTCTTTTCACCACAAAAACGATGACTCCAAACTTCGAGAATACTTCGATtatttctcataaattttccaGTATCATAAAGAACACATGCAACACCTGACATCAATGTAGACATTGATTTCTTGATACGacaaattgaaatattgtatTTGGGAGCtatctgaaagttttaataattataaagatttttcaacattGTCTAGAAATCTTACAGCATATTCTCTATCGAAATTGATAAATGGTGGTATTaacgattttccagaaagttttGCTTCTTCTTGTAATCTATctaattgagtttttgtattttcttttatAAGTTGATAAAATCGAGAATAAGTATGcgtttttactgtttttatcCAAGAATTTGATGTGAATAAGTAGTATGTTGAATATGAAATTGCAGTTAATAGACAACAAGAAATTATAAAccatttcaacatttttacaggaaaattgaaataacaatgaaaatgggaaataaaaaatctgcGAGAATGAGACACCCACGTTTCCATTCAATGTTAGTTCAATATTAATCCATTTTAATCTCTACCGGGTAACTTTAAAAGAGTACAGATCTATATCAAATGAACATAAACTAAATACAATTGAACTATACCCTCGTAAATTGATTTAAATCGTTATTAAAAAGATTTAGGACCTTTTCTTACTCGAAAAGTGTAAAACGGGCTGCTCAGCACTCCGGAAAACCGTGTTATCACCAGGGATGGTCTGAGGACTGACAGATTTGAGTATGACATCATTGCCCGGTATCGAACTTTTGAGGTAAGAGCGAGAGACACTCACGCTAACCATTCGGCCACAAGACGGCGGAATGATGGAATCAATGCAAACATATGTAGCAAATGGACGAGGGAAGAATAGGGGTGGCGATAGGCCGCAATAAGTCGACTTTCCGAAAGAACCATGATCAACATGGTATACGTGCAcattcaccaatttttttttgtaatgcaatgtttatttgttttacaacttatgaaaacaaagaaaatcaaGACGAGCTCATTCGAAAAACAGCTGTAAGCAAAATTTGAAGCATATCTGAAAACAATAGAGCAAACAGAAGACAATAGAGCTCACATATTataaaaatcagttgaaaattaattgaattgtctgaaaaaatgatttgttgGAATTTCCTATTTCTACAACTTATCTTGTTATTCACCATTGTATCATCTGAATCGATTGTTGAAAATGAAGGTACTGAAGTTTTCGAAATCatttaaattgcaaaattaataaaaacttctAGATCAACTCGAAGAATTCTTGAAATCGTCAAAAATGTCTCGAGAATCAAAGCAAATGCTCAGAGAGTATCAAAAGGAAGGAGCTCTTCAATGTGagttatttaaattcaatttatataTCTGATGACACCAACACATATAGCCCAAAAAAGTTCTGACTTTTCAAAGAGCTGCAACTGAGTAGAAGAATTCAAGATGACAGTCCCACAGTATTATCAATTAGGCTATCATAATCAGAAAACCATTAGGAGctatctttcaaaaaaaattttcggaaattttttcccgatgttttttgaaattattcagaaatttccgcAACTTTTGTTTTACCATTCATATCTTTGCGCACACATGAGATATAACAAAACGGTCAACTGAGTACCTGTTCATAATGAAAAAgcacttattttttgatttaaagatttttgatcaGACACCGGGTTTTGGAGTTACAggcaaaaacatgaaaaattaggattttttgaaaattggaccaAGCGCACTTCTATCGACTGTAACTCAGAAACGTGAGGAGATCCAACGTTGCACCAAACTGATGAATTGTAGCTTATAATGTGCACATTATTGTTGTAATACATTACTTTTGTATATCTCTCATGGTTTCAAAGTTAGCACcgctcaaaaattaaaaaggtaaTTTTTGCAAGCGTTTTTGGCACTTTCAACAGATGTAGCGCTACCAATAAGCTATGcctgaatctgaaaatttccagttttattTAACTAACTATCTAATACATCTACGcatacaaagtttttgatttcatgaggaaataaaaaaaatcgaaaaaaattgtttttctcgtTGTCATAGGTCGGAGATTTAAATAACCTGGATGTTGACCGATATGGCTGATATCGTTGGGCTTGTCATTACTAACAGTCCTCTATACAACCGCAAAAAAAtatccaagaaaaaatcaaaactggaaaaaaacgacaaaacttaTTAAACGACCTAATATCTATTTCAGTTCCTCTGGATCCATTCAACTTTCTAGCTCAACTTCAATCAATGTTTTCTCAACTTCCGAATATCTTCtcttcagttttcaaatttccattctTTTTCAGTCCAGCTGATACTCGAATAAGTGTAGATAAATCACATAAAGATGAAGACTattaattaacaaaattaacactttattgaaaattaattttattcaccaataaaattattgacattgggtttccattttctgaagttccatggtctgaaattatttgttaaatggtttcaaagaaaaaacgatgaaaaaattacCCGAATATTCTCAATTGCACTTTTCACGTTGCTCTCACAACTTGCATTCCGCAGAGAATATCCGAACATTGTTGCACTTGAAATTCTGTCTGAAACtgataaaaagttgaaaacaaacGAGCTCTGAAGAAAAATAACCATAATCACATCCAATTTTCCTTTTGTAGATATCCACAGAATTGAGAGAAATCGGAGTGGAGTACATAATTTGAGATGCCGTTCTCATGAAAGCAACTAATGAATTTGGAATTGATGTCATTGATGATGGTTGTCCCATTCGAAGTCTTTGAAGATTCAAGTTTACAAACAAATCCTCACTGATCCAATCCTTATCACTTAATGGATTTCCAACAAGATTTAAATCTATCAAATTGCAAAGAGTTTCCAGTGATAAATTCTGAGCAGATAACAATCCAAGATTGCCAAGATTCAGAatctataatatttttttattgaaaaattcgattgttCAACTATCGGAAATACCTccaaattcttgaaattcttcaaaaaactcttatcgtttttcataatattttcctGACCTCTAATTTCTAGAGCAACAAGCTTTTCCGGTTTTGAAACATCAGGCATTTTATCAAGAATGACTGGAACAGTTGAAGCTTTTTGGTTGATTTGACATTGCATTGAAAGTTCATTATATGTTCCAATTGTATTTGATGAATTATCTAATGCTTTCAAATCCAATACAATTAAATTATTCAGATTTAATAAAAGATTTGAAGGCAGAGAAGCAATCCGATTTCCAGCTAGATTCAAGAACTGAAGCTCCGTGAAATGATCAAATGCTCCAGCAGCAATGGAACTTATAGAGTTACATTGAAGAGTTAaagatattaattttgagctttttgacaaaaatggaGATTTGATAGATGTCAGACTGGATTCCGTCAATAGGAAATGCTCTAAAGTTGGTAATTCATCAAGTGCAGACATATCGACATTATCGGAAATTGAAgattgaaattccaaaaattgaatttgatctGTTTTAATCCAATTTGGAATGGAATTCATTTTAACATCGTAAAAACCGATAGATCTCAAATTACGAGTCATTCCTTCAGGCTGAAATGttccaatttaatttttaaaaaatgaataagaaaACTTACAATATCCTCTTTTCCAGTAATCTCGATCACACTCAAtgataaacttttcaaacttggaattttggaaagagttgcccaaaactttgaagttgGTATGAACCTTGGTGCATATAACTTGGAATCATTTCTAAAAGTGTCACCAAAAAATGTAATGGGATTTCCGAATGCAATATGGATAATTTCAGGGTGTCTTGCAACAAATTGTTCAAACATTGATTCCATTTCAGACATTGCTGTATCTTTTTTAGTTGGATCAACAACTGGTTT of Caenorhabditis elegans chromosome II contains these proteins:
- the lron-4 gene encoding eLRR (extracellular Leucine-Rich Repeat) ONly (Product from WormBase gene class lron;~Partially confirmed by transcript evidence), which produces MRSTITFFESLETHMKFQIYFFLLISCVLAKKPVIFCDDAYGRYTAVAGNLDLSTFEFPIMSKISSANDASGSKMLHPCYSLSNTNNYKNQLFDIFSVGEFAPNICERQCAHFVDVFRFECGDRRPPPSWLAGTVIGAKRKINCSDWAIPLTEKGKMDGISLTFTYGTYQSSNGNDLSPPYTLDNKSIEYLDSMVIKGLHIKPVVDPTKKDTAMSEMESMFEQFVARHPEIIHIAFGNPITFFGDTFRNDSKLYAPRFIPTSKFWATLSKIPSLKSLSLSVIEITGKEDIPEGMTRNLRSIGFYDVKMNSIPNWIKTDQIQFLEFQSSISDNVDMSALDELPTLEHFLLTESSLTSIKSPFLSKSSKLISLTLQCNSISSIAAGAFDHFTELQFLNLAGNRIASLPSNLLLNLNNLIVLDLKALDNSSNTIGTYNELSMQCQINQKASTVPVILDKMPDVSKPEKLVALEIRGQENIMKNDKSFLKNFKNLEILNLGNLGLLSAQNLSLETLCNLIDLNLVGNPLSDKDWISEDLFVNLNLQRLRMGQPSSMTSIPNSLVAFMRTASQIMYSTPISLNSVDIYKRKIGCDYDRISSATMFGYSLRNASCESNVKSAIENIRTMELQKMETQCQ
- the sre-2 gene encoding Serpentine receptor class epsilon-2 (Confirmed by transcript evidence); amino-acid sequence: MLIQYHKISNNDPNRIQLLSMIFCEIILLIFELFEFAAIIFNMSRYQFHFNLKVVVGYAIFAYWFDIIARITIAFFEIGLFNLDDQTIAVETEKLPWNYKNMFFMLLFCCSTYRVYFMFLICSVTLLLAVERFLATIWVSTYESVQHKWVSIVLTSTNSIAGIFGSLLFHYELIFDTAVWCSLGLCFNFVSIFLYVILFNSNKSKIELCQTREITQSYTLSLRFQLNENLKIMNWIKNSILVVTCFNTLLAGFLIASNNEYLKNDYPVLVKCCHTFLNLGIAIYAQVVFFVAILADRHFRTYFLRFKPIRVFTKPFFGRIFPEDFKIKKILSTSDETNVYFSKLSLQWDEQIIRSSHVVVAKKKRFWRV
- the C41C4.9 gene encoding uncharacterized protein (Confirmed by transcript evidence), giving the protein MICWNFLFLQLILLFTIVSSESIVENEDQLEEFLKSSKMSRESKQMLREYQKEGALQFPLDPFNFLAQLQSMFSQLPNIFSSVFKFPFFFSPADTRISVDKSHKDEDY
- the chst-1 gene encoding Carbohydrate sulfotransferase chst-1 (Confirmed by transcript evidence) — encoded protein: MLKWFIISCCLLTAISYSTYYLFTSNSWIKTVKTHTYSRFYQLIKENTKTQLDRLQEEAKLSGKSLIPPFINFDREYAIAPKYNISICRIKKSMSTLMSGVACVLYDTGKFMRNNRSILEVWSHRFCGEKNEYRRMNEVKWRMGDAHHTFKKIVVIRDPIARFISFFSNKCIFEAQKYPDRKQCYNCQGNVTCFLEKQYERFVQHSSDYSRIRPSYEDKHAAPLSWNCEFGKFLKDYKIIKLAVDPKDRKNGLANLMNVLKESNVPNSTLRFIEKSALEGETMHATYDSDAHDVVKKEIENDKKIREWLKRIYYLDFVIFDFDTTFINS
- the sfxn-5 gene encoding Sideroflexin-5 (Confirmed by transcript evidence), whose amino-acid sequence is MALDETLFGYPIYPKFKLGEPRFPQDTFLGRYLHCLDVIDPRTLFASNKKLEESLELLNSFKAGTATNVPDKSLWEAQKLKSAILHPDTGEKVLPPFRMSGFVPFGWITVTGMLLPNPSWPTLLFWQWMNQSHNACVNYANRNATQPQPLSKYIGAYGAAVTAACSISGGLTYFIKKASSLPPTTRIIIQRFVPLPATSLASSLNVICMRWNELETGIQVYEKDTGKVVGVSKVAAKQAVTDTTMVRAFLPVPLLLMPPCIMPYLERFKWVTKTQVRHIFVNAIVCTLSFAVSLPVALALFPQESAISREQLEPELQQKTKNSLLYYNKGL
- the sfxn-5 gene encoding Sideroflexin-5 (Confirmed by transcript evidence), translated to MSGFVPFGWITVTGMLLPNPSWPTLLFWQWMNQSHNACVNYANRNATQPQPLSKYIGAYGAAVTAACSISGGLTYFIKKASSLPPTTRIIIQRFVPLPATSLASSLNVICMRWNELETGIQVYEKDTGKVVGVSKVAAKQAVTDTTMVRAFLPVPLLLMPPCIMPYLERFKWVTKTQVRHIFVNAIVCTLSFAVSLPVALALFPQESAISREQLEPELQQKTKNSLLYYNKGL